The region TGTTTCTGGGTTTTTGAGCATTTCCGCAAGGGCTTCAAAACCAGTTGATGTTGCTGCTTCTTGAATAACCCCTACTAAAATTTTGTAGGTGACTTGCTGATTTGGAAAAACCATCCCTGAAAGAATTGCACCAGTAATTTTTGCGTATTCGGGGTCTTTTCTGCTTCTGTCTCCCATAATCTCTAATGTTTTCATCCAAACTGGACTAAGGCTACGGTTACGCACTAAACTGAGCATAAGATTTGAAACTTTAAGACCATACCCTAACTCGGCGTCAACGCATTCAGGGTATACTGACAGAGCAGCTTTTGATAGGTTGTTTTTTAAGAGGCACTTTATTGCGGTTTCTGCAGCCCATTTACCGCTGAGCAGAGCAAAGTATGTGCCTTCACCGTTAAATCCGTTAATTAGTCCTGCTGCTTCACCTGTCAGCATGACGCGGTCAGACACAAGAGGCATTGTAGAATCATACATGTTTAGCTCTGAGACTTTGAGTTCGCCTTTTAATTCTGCTTTTTCAAGGCGTTTTTTCATGCCTTCATCATTTTTTATGTGCTCCATAAGCAATTCTTTGGGTGTTTTGGTTGCTGGTGTAACATCAGTAAGCAAGCCGATGCCCACATTGGCGCGGTTCATGTCTAAGGGGAAAATCCAGCTGTAACCCACAAAATCATCATCATTATAATATACGCCTCCCTGATTCGCTGCACCTGTAACATTTTCAAAGTAACCACGGAGAACAACTGCTTTGTGATTGTCTGGCCATTGGGCGCCGCGGAGTTTTTTGGCAATCAATGAGTTGTGTCCGTCTGCACCGATTAGCAAGCGGCTTTTAAGGGTGACTTTTTCGTTTTGGTGCTCACCCATAACGGTAACGCCGTCGATATTAACTTGAAAATCAGTAACATTGAACCCTTCAACAACTGTGGCTCCTGCGTTTTTTGCGGCATCCAACGTTAAATTATCCAAAACTATACGGGGAACAATAACGCTGTAACTGGTTAAATCAGGGTACTCTGGGAACAAGCCTGCCATAAGTTTTTTGCCATTTAGGTAAATTCCTGCGCGGTCAACCTTGTTGAACTCGGATAGACTGGTGATTTTCATGTTTTGCAGTTCCCTGATTGCGCCGGGGCTAATCATGTCGCCTGCAATTTTTTCTCTTGGGAAAGCTGCTTTGTCCAGCAAAGTAACTTTGATGCCTTTCAAGGCAAGATAGTATGCTGCGCATGTGCCAGCTGGACCTGCTCCAACAATGATGACGTCGGAGACTTTTTGATTTGTAACGTTTGTAATCTCCATAAACCTCTCTCCTAAGTACAGTTAACGGTAACTAAACAGTTGCTGCTTATATTAATAATTTACCAAATACACTTGTTTTGCATAAAAAACAACAAAACCCCTGTTTCCTTCAAACCCATGCGCAGTCAAGATACTTTAATTAACTAAAACCGCCAATTAAACAATCATGCACTACAAAAAAGCCCTAACAACTGCTACACTTATCGCATTAATAGTTCTTGCCGCGTTTTCTGCTTCTGCTTTTGCAACTCAATTAGCAATGGGTGTTGAAGTTGGTGACTATGCTGAATACACTGTTGACTACACTGGCACACCTTGGGAGGGGCATGATGCGACATGGGCAAGAATGGATATTGTCAGAGTTGACGGGTTACAGGTTGATGTAAACTTTACCACACGTCTAACTGACGACTCAATCGTAACTGCATATGAACAACTGGATTTTAGTGCTGGAAAATACATCGACTACTTTGTTATCTCTTCAGGCTTAAAGAAAGGTGACAGCTTTTTTGACAGTGGAATAAATGGTACCGTAACTATCCAAAATCAAGAAGTCAAAAATTACGCAGGCGTAGACCGCACTGTAATTTCAGGTGTGACCTCTCATGAGTCATCTGAGGGAACCGCAACAACCACATGGTACTGGGACCAAAAAACAGGCATAGCTTTAGAAGCAATCTCTGATTACCCACAATTCACCATGCACACCACTATCGAAAAAACTAACCGTTGGACGCCTCCTGTTCAACCCGACACTACCAATTTAGCCATATTTATAATTGTATTTGTGGGTATTGTGGTGGCTATTTATTTGTTGAACCTTTTCTTTAAAAAGAAAAAGATTACCACTTTTTCTTTTAGGTCTCGTGATAAGGCAGTTTCTGCTTCACGGTTTTAGGATAATGCTTTTAAGAAAATTAAGCAAAGTTATAGGTGAAAATGGGGGTCTCTAGATGAAAAAAGTTTTCAGCTTATTACTAGCGTTGTTATTGTGTAGTTTTCTTGTTGTTCCTTTAAGTCTAAATCTTGCTTGTGCAGTAGACTCAACTACTTCTGAACCAAAAACCATCACGGTTCCCACAGATGCGAACTCCATTGCCCAAGCCTTAACAGATGCCAATGCAGGAGACACAATCTTTGTGCAAAGCGGCATTTACTATGAAAACTTGGTGATTGACAAGTCAATTTCGCTGGTTGGTCAAGGCGCTGACAGTACTGAATTAGTTGGTGATGGTAATGTGGCAAAAGGCGGACGTGCAGTAATCAACATTACCGCTCCAAACGTAACAATAACAGGGTTCACCATTCAAAGTGTGAGTTATTCTGAATCAAACCTGCGCGCCTCAGGTATCAGCATTAATGCAGACGGGGCAAACATAACTGAAAACAACATCATCAACACTTACTATGGGGTTTTCTGTTCCAGCCAGTCAGGAGTCACAATTGCATACAACAACATAACCAACTCTGCAAAAGAGGGTATACGATGGTGCGGGGGCTCACAAGATTCCTTCATAGGAAACATTATCATAAACAGTAAACAATCCGCCATTTCGCTGGAAGGCTTCCAGCATGTCATAGCCAATAACACCATGATTAATAATGGACGTGCTCTTGGTTTGGCTGCTTCTTATTGCCTTGTATTTGGCAACATCGTGGATGATGATTTAGGCAGTGGCTTCTACATCGGCGGAAGCTACAACACCATCTGCGCCAACACCCTTTCAAACGGTGACTACGGCTTTCACTTCACCTTCACCTTTGCAAACCCACAAGAAAACCTGCTCTACCTAAACAACCTATACGATAACCAATACAACGTATACTTTGCCGATTTCGCTACACACCAGAACTGGACAAGCCAAATGATGGGTAACTACTGGGGCGACTACACAGGCACAGACAGCAACGGAGACGGCATCGGAGACACACCCTATCAAATCAACAACCTAAACAATGACACCTACCCTTTAATGGAGCCCATAAACATCACAGCTCAAACAATGCCAGAGCCAATTCTCCCATCGGTTCCTGATACAGACTCAACTGTGGCATGGTGGCACTTTGACTCAATAAACGATGCAGGTGTAACCCCTGATGAAACAGGACAAAACCCCGCCGTCATCGGAACCACTGATGAGTCGGCTGCTACATACACTCTTGTCGAGGGCGAATCAGGTAGTGCCCTGCAGTTTGATGGCATAAAATATGCTTACGTTCCTGTTTCCCCCAGCTTAACTCTAAGAGAAGAGTTCTCTTTTGAAGCAGTCCTAAAACTAGAAGGGTACAAGGCTGTGGATTACAACGTTATCTATATGGAAGCCGCCCGAACAACCTCCACGTACCCCGATAGGATTATTGGTTTTGCAGTGAACGGCAACCCCGACAGCACCATTCCGCTTGGTGCCCTTCGCGGTTTCATGCTTGATGAAAATGGCGTATTCAACGAGATTGTCTCCACCGAGCAGGTTGTTCAACTCGACCAGTGGACAAACGTGGTTTTCACCCGAAGCCTAAGCAACGGCTTGCACCTCTACATTAACGACAAAGAAGTAGCCGTAAACGTGACCTCTGGCATCCAAAATCCTCAAGGCTTAGCTGCGGAGGGCGGAGAAATCTACATCGGACATGACTCATATAGCACAATTGATGAGCTTGGCGTCAGAAACTATGTCCTATATCAGCAAGGTGGTTATGCAAACACTTTGTTGCTGGCTATACTTTCAGGTGTAGTGGGTGCCTTAGTGGTCTTTTTGATTGTGCTCCTCAGGTACAAGCGAAAAGATTACTGATTAGCCCAGACTTGTTTCTCAAATTTTAAATATCCCCACCACTCTTTACCAATTTTATGCAGACAATCCCCCTACGAAGTCGCATCACATGGAAACAGCCCGCAGCCTTTGCCATCGCCACCGCGGTAAGCACGGTTTTGGCAATTTACGCTGTTGTGTTCCCAGCGGGAGACGCGCCTGTTCCAGGGGTTTCAGGTCTCTACATTGCCGCCGCAGTTTATGTTCCCTTAGCGCTCTGGTTTGGCATCTGGGGTTGCCTAGCTGGATATGTTAGCTGCTTCATTTTAGCCCTCTACAGTGGTTACGCGTTGCCTCTTGCGCTTGTCTGGTCACTAGCGGACTTCTTTGAAGGATTTGTGCCCCTGATAGTTTATCGTTCCATCA is a window of Candidatus Bathyarchaeota archaeon DNA encoding:
- a CDS encoding NAD(P)/FAD-dependent oxidoreductase is translated as MEITNVTNQKVSDVIIVGAGPAGTCAAYYLALKGIKVTLLDKAAFPREKIAGDMISPGAIRELQNMKITSLSEFNKVDRAGIYLNGKKLMAGLFPEYPDLTSYSVIVPRIVLDNLTLDAAKNAGATVVEGFNVTDFQVNIDGVTVMGEHQNEKVTLKSRLLIGADGHNSLIAKKLRGAQWPDNHKAVVLRGYFENVTGAANQGGVYYNDDDFVGYSWIFPLDMNRANVGIGLLTDVTPATKTPKELLMEHIKNDEGMKKRLEKAELKGELKVSELNMYDSTMPLVSDRVMLTGEAAGLINGFNGEGTYFALLSGKWAAETAIKCLLKNNLSKAALSVYPECVDAELGYGLKVSNLMLSLVRNRSLSPVWMKTLEIMGDRSRKDPEYAKITGAILSGMVFPNQQVTYKILVGVIQEAATSTGFEALAEMLKNPETSPNNMLKMTQVGINVAKDAIENPVDFMEWGLGSAVRMFEFATEVSKKLIEQAKKEDGEA
- a CDS encoding right-handed parallel beta-helix repeat-containing protein, coding for MKKVFSLLLALLLCSFLVVPLSLNLACAVDSTTSEPKTITVPTDANSIAQALTDANAGDTIFVQSGIYYENLVIDKSISLVGQGADSTELVGDGNVAKGGRAVINITAPNVTITGFTIQSVSYSESNLRASGISINADGANITENNIINTYYGVFCSSQSGVTIAYNNITNSAKEGIRWCGGSQDSFIGNIIINSKQSAISLEGFQHVIANNTMINNGRALGLAASYCLVFGNIVDDDLGSGFYIGGSYNTICANTLSNGDYGFHFTFTFANPQENLLYLNNLYDNQYNVYFADFATHQNWTSQMMGNYWGDYTGTDSNGDGIGDTPYQINNLNNDTYPLMEPINITAQTMPEPILPSVPDTDSTVAWWHFDSINDAGVTPDETGQNPAVIGTTDESAATYTLVEGESGSALQFDGIKYAYVPVSPSLTLREEFSFEAVLKLEGYKAVDYNVIYMEAARTTSTYPDRIIGFAVNGNPDSTIPLGALRGFMLDENGVFNEIVSTEQVVQLDQWTNVVFTRSLSNGLHLYINDKEVAVNVTSGIQNPQGLAAEGGEIYIGHDSYSTIDELGVRNYVLYQQGGYANTLLLAILSGVVGALVVFLIVLLRYKRKDY